One Xiphias gladius isolate SHS-SW01 ecotype Sanya breed wild chromosome 13, ASM1685928v1, whole genome shotgun sequence genomic window carries:
- the scn1lab gene encoding sodium channel, voltage-gated, type I like, alpha b isoform X8: MAQLLVPPGPDSFRPFVPESLAAIERRIAEEEARRPRAERRSDSDDENGPKPNSDLEAGKSLPFIYGDTPSHLVSTPLEDMDPYYSNQKTFIVLNRGKAIFRFNATPALYILSPFNPLRKIAIRVLVHSMFSMLIMFTILTNCAFMTLSHPPEWAKNVEYTFTGIYTFESLIKILARGFCVGKFTFLRDPWNWLDFSVILMAYVTEFVDLGNVSALRTFRVLRALKTISVIPGLKTIVGALIQSVKKLSDVMILTVFCLSVFALIGLQLFMGNLRQKCVRMPSSNGTNSSNITTDDSMFFNNTLMEINTTFVQNTTENTFNWTEYISNENNYYYLPGGRDALLCGNGSGAGLCPEGFICVKAGRNPNYGYTSFDTFSWAFLSLFRLMTQDYWENLYQQTLRAAGKPYMIFFVLVIFLGSFYLVNLILAVVAMAYDEQNQATIEEAQQKEEEFQAMLEQLKRQQEEAQAGHSSLSSQNLREDASTESGEYSGRGGPTSESSSGTSKLSSKSAKERRNRRKKRKQREEEEERGGRQFHKSESEDSIKRSSFRFSIDANRLSYEKRCSSPNQSLLSIRGSLLSPRRNSRASLFSFRGRARDMGSENDFADDEHSTFEESDSRRGSLFLPRRLERRCSAVSQTSLGAPRIVLPANGKMHCAVDCNGVVSLVGGTSVTASPVGLLLPEGTTTDTELKKRRSGFHQPSMDYLDEPVSRQRAMSVASILTNTMEELEESRQKCPPCWYRFANTCLIWDCCPAWLKIKEIVNMVVMDPFVDLAITICIVLNTLFMAMEHYPMTKEFNTVLTVGNLVFTGIFTAEMCFKIIALDPYYYFQEGWNIFDGIIVSLSLMELGLANVEGLSVLRSFRLLRVFKLAKSWPTLNMLIKIIGNSVGALGNLTLVLAIIVFIFAVVGMQLFGKSYKECVCKISDDCQLPRWHMHDFFHSFLIVFRVLCGEWIETMWDCMEVAGQTMCLIVFMMVMVIGNLVVLNLFLALLLSSFSADNLAATDDDTEMNNLQIAVGRIQRGIAFVKATVRQFLQSLCFGGGGKRSGLAEESKPLDELHSNGKGNCISNHTSVEITKDPSGVYMTEGNGRPGGGLVVGVRAGGDTAVKYPIEECDYMSFIHNPSLTITVPIAVGESDFENLNTEDFSSDSSDVEGSKEKLDAEPQPLSSSEGSTVDIRPPGDGVDSVELEPEESLDPEACFTEGCVRRFQCCQINEEGSNYKSWWTLRKTCFVIVEHNWFESFIIFMILLSSGALAFEDIYIEQRRTIKTMLEYADKVFTYVFILEMLLKWVAYGFVKYFTNAWCWLDFLIVDVVVNALLGAIPSIMNVLLVCLIFWLIFSIMGVNLFAGKYYYCVNTTTDDIFSVEIVNNRTDCLKLVNESARWKNVKINFDNVGAGYLALLQVATFKGWMDIMYAAVDSRDVEDQPKYEVNLYMYLYFVIFIIFGSFFTLNLFIGVIIDNFNQQKKKFGGQDIFMTEEQKKYYNAMKKLGSKKPQKPIPRPANAFQGCVFDCITKQAFDIVIMILICLNMVTMMVETDDQTPDMDKILYWINLVFIVLFTGECVLKMISLRHYYFTIGWNIFDFVVVILSIVGMFLSEVIEKYFVSPTLFRVIRLARIGRILRLIKGAKGIRTLLFALMMSLPALFNIGLLLFLVMFIYAIFGMSNFAYVKREAGIDDMFNFETFGNSMICLFQITTSAGWDSLLAPILNKREPDCDSQIEHPGNSYKGNCGNPSVGIFFFVSYIIICFLIVVNMYIAVILENFSVATEESAEPLSEDDFEMFYEVWERFDPDATQFMEYSKLSDFANALDPPLRMPKPNMIQLISMDLPMVSGERIHCLDILFAFTKRVLGEGGEMDVLRGQMEERFMASNPSKVSYEPITTTLRRKQEDMSAIIIQRAFRRYMIRLAMKKASALYKEQLKEGIRDPDKDVMVISKFTENSTSDKMDMTPSTASPPSYNSVTKSDKDKYEKENREKENKGKHSKERKK; encoded by the exons ATCCTGGCCAGGGGCTTCTGTGTGGGGAAGTTCACTTTCCTCCGGGACCCATGGAACTGGCTGGATTTCAGTGTCATCCTCATGGC ATATGTCACAGAGTTTGTGGACCTGGGCAATGTCTCAGCACTGCGAACCTTCAGGGTTCTGCGAGCCCTGAAAACTATATCAGTCATCCCAG GCTTGAAGACCATTGTTGGTGCACTGATCCAGTCGGTAAAAAAGCTGTCGGACGTGATGATCCTCACCGTCTTCTGCCTCAGCGTCTTCGCCCTCATcggcctgcagctcttcatggGCAACCTGAGGCAGAAGTGCGTGCGCATGCCGAGCAGCAACGgaaccaacagcagcaacattacCACTGACGATTCTATGTTTTTCAACAACACCCTGATGGAAATCAACACCACATTTGTGCAGAACACCACAGAGAACACCTTCAACTGGACAGAGTACATCAGCAATGAGA ATAATTACTATTACCTCCCTGGTGGTAGGGATGCTCTGCTCTGTGGGAACGGCAGTGGCGCTGG GCTCTGTCCAGAGGGTTTTATATGTGTCAAAGCGGGTCGTAATCCAAATTATGGCTACACCAGTTTCGACACCTTCAGCTGGGCCTTCCTCTCTCTATTCCGACTCATGACCCAGGATTACTGGGAGAACCTCTACCAGCAG ACTTTGCGTGCCGCAGGGAAACCCTACATGATCTTCTTCGTGCTGGTGATCTTTCTGGGCTCCTTTTACTTGGTCAACCTGATCTTGGCTGTGGTGGCCATGGCTTATGACGAGCAGAACCAGGCAACCATCGAGGAGGCTcagcagaaagaggaggagttcCAGGCCATGCTGGAGCAGCTGAAGAGACAGCAGGAGGAGGCACAGGCAGGACATTCATCTTTGTCTTCTCAAAATCTTA GGGAAGATGCTT ccacgGAGAGCGGAGAATACAGCGGGAGAGGTGGCCCCACCTCCGAATCCTCCTCAGGGACGTCTAAGCTCAGCTCGAAAAGTGCCAAGGAGCGACGCAACAGGCGTaagaagaggaagcagagggaggaggaggaggagaggggggggcgACAGTTCCACAAGTCTGAATCTGAGGACAGCATCAAAAGATCCAGCTTCCGCTTCTCTATTGATGCCAACCGGCTTTCTTATGAGAAGAGATGTTCCTCACCCAACCAG TCTCTCCTCAGTATCCGTGGATCCCTCCTCTCACCTCGGAGGAACAGCCGTGCCAGCCTGTTCAGCTTCCGCGGCCGGGCACGCGACATGGGCTCCGAGAACGACTTTGCTGATGACGAGCACAGCACCTTTGAGGAGAGCGACAGTCGGCGGGGCTCCCTTTTCTTGCCACGCCGCCTCGAGCGCCGCTGCAGTGCCGTCAGCCAGACAAGCCTCGGGGCGCCGCGGATTGTGCTGCCCGCCAACGGCAAGATGCACTGCGCTGTAGACTGCAATGGTGTGGTGTCACTAGTCGGTGGAACTTCTGTAACAGCCTCCCCTGTAGGTCTCCTTCTGCCTGAG ggAACGACTACGGATACTGAGCTGAAGAAACGCCGGTCAGGTTTTCACCAGCCATCCATGGATTATTTAGATGAGCCAGTGAGCCGACAGAGAGCTATGAGTGTGGCCAGTATCCTCACGAACACCATGGAAG AGCTTGAAGAGTCGAGACAGAAGTGCCCCCCCTGCTGGTATAGATTTGCCAATACCTGTTTGATCTGGGATTGTTGTCCAGCATGGCTGAAAATCAAGGAGATCGTCAACATGGTGGTCATGGACCCATTTGTGGATTTGGCCATCACAATTTGCATCGTCCTCAACACCCTTTTCATGGCCATGGAGCATTACCCCATGACTAAAGAATTCAATACTGTCCTTACAGTCGGAAACCTG GTGTTCACAGGCATCTTCACAGCAGAGATGTGTTTCAAGATCATCGCTCTGGATCCCTACTACTACTTCCAGGAGGGCTGGAACATCTTTGATGGCATCATTGTTAGTCTCAGTCTGATGGAGCTTGGCTTGGCTAACGTAGAAGGCCTGTCTGTGCTCAGGTCTTTTAGATTG ctgAGGGTCTTCAAACTGGCAAAGTCATGGCCAACTTTGAACATGCTGATCAAGATCATCGGTAACTCAGTGGGTGCGCTGGGGAACTTGACTCTGGTGCTGGCCATCATTGTCTTCATCTTCGCTGTGGTGGGCATGCAGCTTTTTGGCAAGAGCTACAAGGAGTGCGTGTGTAAGATTTCTGATGACTGTCAGCTACCCCGCTGGCACATGCACGATTTCTTCCACTCCTTCCTCATTGTGTTCCGAGTCCTGTGTGGAGAGTGGATTGAGACCATGTGGGACTGCATGGAAGTGGCAGGACAGACAATGTGCCTGATAGTCTTCATGATGGTCATGGTCATTGGAAACCTGGTG GTTCTAAACCTTTTCCTGGCTCTCCTCCTGAGCTCTTTCAGCGCTGACAACCTGGCAGCGACTGATGATGACACTGAGATGAACAACCTGCAGATTGCTGTCGGCCGGATCCAGCGGGGGATCGCATTTGTCAAAGCCACAGTGCGGCAGTTCCTCCAGAGCCTCTGCTTTGGCGGGGGCGGTAAGAGGTCTGGTCTGGCTGAGGAGAGCAAACCCTTGGATGAACTGCACAGCAATGGCAAGGGGAACTGCATCTCCAATCACACTTCAGTGGAGATCACTAAAGACCCTAGTGGGGTGTACATGACAGAGGGCAATGGACGGCCAGGAGGAGGGTTGGTGGTTGGGGTCAGGGCTGGTGGGGACACTGCAGTGAAGTACCCCATAGAGGAATGCGACTACATGTCATTTATTCATAACCCCAGCCTGACAATCACAGTGCCCATCGCTGTGGGTGAGTCAGACTTTGAGAACCTTAACACAGAAGATTTCAGCAGCGACTCGTCAGATGTAGAGGGCAGCAAAGAG AAGCTCGATGCAGAGCCCCAGCCTCTGAGCTCATCGGAGGGGAGCACAGTGGATATTCGCCCCCCAGGAGATGGGGTTGATTCAGTGGAGCTCGAGCCAGAAGAATCACTGGACCCAGAGGCCTGCTTCACAGAGG GCTGTGTGCGCAGGTTCCAGTGCTGCCAGATCAACGAGGAGGGCAGCAATTATAAGAGTTGGTGGACACTCAGGAAGACCTGCTTTGTCATAGTGGAGCACAACTGGTTTGAATCCTTCATCATATTCATGATCCTGCTCAGCAGTGGAGCCCTT GCCTTCGAGGACATTTACATTGAGCAGCGGAGGACCATCAAAACAATGCTGGAGTACGCAGACAAGGTCTTCACTTATGTCTTCATTCTGGAAATGCTGTTGAAGTGGGTGGCATACGGCTTTGTCAAGTACTTTACCAACGCCTGGTGCTGGCTCGACTTCCTCATTGTAGAC GTTGTGGTGAACGCATTGCTGGGGGCCATCCCCTCCATCATGAACGTGCTGTTGGTCTGCCTCATCTTCTGGCTCATCTTCAGCATCATGGGTGTCAACCTGTTCGCAGGGAAGTACTATTACTGCGTCAACACCACCACAGACGACATCTTCTCCGTTGAAATCGTCAATAACAGGACTGACTGCCTGAAATTGGTCAACGAAAGTGCCCGCTGGAAGAATGTCAAAATCAACTTTGACAATGTTGGGGCCGGCTATCTGGCTCTGTTGCAAGTG GCAACATTTAAGGGTTGGATGGACATCATGTACGCAGCCGTGGACTCTCGAGAT GTGGAAGACCAGCCTAAATATGAAGTGAACTTGTACATGTACCTctactttgtcattttcatcatctttgGCTCCTTTTTCACCCTCAACCTGTTCATTGGTGTCATCATCGACAACTTCAaccagcagaagaaaaag TTTGGAGGTCAGGACATCTTCATgacagaagaacagaagaaataCTACAACGCCATGAAGAAGCTTGGTTCCAAGAAACCACAAAAGCCTATACCTCGGCCAGCA AATGCATTTCAAGGCTGCGTGTTTGACTGCATCACAAAGCAGGCTTTTGACATCGTGATCATGATCCTCATCTGCCTTAACATGGTGACCATGATGGTGGAGACGGACGACCAGACGCCAGATATGGACAAAATCCTCTACTGGATCAACCTGGTCTTCATCGTGCTCTTCACTGGGGAGTGTGTGCTCAAGATGATCTCCCTGCGTCACTATTACTTCACCATTGGCTGGAATATATTTGACTTTGTGGTAGTGATCCTTTCCATTGTAG gTATGTTTTTATCGGAAGTTATCGAGAAATACTTTGTGTCCCCAACACTGTTCCGAGTGATCCGTCTGGCCAGGATAGGCCGCATCCTCCGTCTTATCAAAGGTGCCAAGGGCATCCGGACGCTTCTCTTTGCCTTGATGATGTCACTACCTGCCCTCTTCAACATtggcctcctcctctttctggtCATGTTCATTTACGCCATCTTTGGCATGTCCAACTTTGCCTACGTCAAACGTGAGGCAGGGATCGATGACATGTTCAATTTTGAGACGTTTGGGAACAGTATGATCTGTCTGTTTCAGATTACCACCTCAGCCGGGTGGGACAGCCTGCTGGCACCCATACTGAACAAGAGGGAGCCTGACTGTGACAGCCAGATAGAGCACCCGGGCAACTCCTACAAAGGCAACTGTGGCAACCCATCAGTGGGCATCTTCTTCTTTGTCAGCTACATCATCATCTGCTTCCTCATCGTGGTCAACATGTACATTGCTGTCATCCTGGAGAACTTCAGCGTGGCTACAGAGGAGAGCGCTGAGCCACTGAGTGAGGACGACTTTGAGATGTTCTATGAAGTCTGGGAGCGCTTTGATCCAGATGCCACTCAGTTCATGGAGTACAGCAAGCTGTCTGACTTTGCAAATGCTCTAGATCCACCACTGCGCATGCCCAAGCCTAATATGATCCAGCTCATCTCCATGGACCTGCCCATGGTGAGTGGCGAGCGCATCCACTGCCTTGACATCCTGTTTGCCTTCACCAAGCGAGTGTTGGGCGAAGGTGGCGAGATGGACGTGTTACGCGGGCAGATGGAGGAACGTTTCATGGCTTCTAACCCCTCTAAGGTGTCTTACGAGcccatcaccaccaccctccGCCGCAAACAAGAGGACATGTCAGCCATAATCATTCAGAGAGCCTTCCGCCGCTACATGATCCGTCTGGCCATGAAGAAGGCCTCTGCCCTCTATAAGGAGCAGCTGAAGGAGGGTATCCGCGACCCTGACAAGGACGTGATGGTCATCAGCAAGTTCACTGAAAACTCCACTTCAGACAAAATGGACATGACCCCGTCCACAGCCTCCCCGCCCTCCTACAACAGTGTGACGAAATCAGACAAGGACAAATACGAGaaagaaaatagggaaaaagaaaacaaagggaaacactCGAAAGAACGAAAAAaatag